The window AGGATCTTCATGATCTCGTTGCCGTCGATGTCGGGCCGCACCCTGGCCAGATCCTCGCGGGCCGCGAGATCCTGGATCCGGCGCTCCAGGTCGTCGTAGTTGGCCTGCAGCCGCGCCGCCCGCCGCTTGTTGCGGGTCGTGCAGTCCGCGCGCACCAACTTGTGCAGCCGCGTCAGCAGCGGCCCGGCGTCGGTCACGTAGCGCCGCACCGCCGAATCCGTCCACCGGCCGTCGCCGTACCCGTGGAAGCGCAGGTGCAGGTACACCAACTGCGACACGTCGCTGATCATCTGCTTGGAGTACTTGAGCTCGCGCATCCGCTTGCGGGTCATCTTGGCCCCGACCACCTCGTGGTGGTGGAAGCTCACCCCGCCGTCGGGTTCATGCCTGCGGGTCGCGGGCTTGCCGATGTCGTGCAGCAGCGCCGCCCAGCGCAGCACCAGGTCCGGCCCGTCGGCACCCTCGAGATCCATCGCCTGCCGCAGCACGGTCAGCGAATGCTGATAGACGTCCTTGTGCTGATGGTGCTCGTCGATCGCCATCCGCATCGCACCGACCTCGGGCAGCACCACCTCGCCCAGACCGGTGTCGACCATCAGATCCAGCCCCGCCACCGGATCGGCGCCGAGCAGCAACTTGTCCAGCTCCGCGGCCACCCGTTCGGCCGTGATCCGCGAGAGCTGCGACGACATCTCCTCCAGCGCGCGCCGCACCCGCGGCGCGACGGTGAAGCCGAGCTGGGAGACGAACCGCGCCGCGCGCAGCATCCGCAGCGGGTCGTCGCCGAACGACACCTCCGGGGCGGCAGGAGTGTCGAGCACCCCGTCGCGCAGCGCGGACAGCCCGTCGAGCGGGTCCAGGAATTCGGTCGGTCCGTCGGCGGTGACCCGGACCGCCATCGCGTTGACCGTGAAATCACGACGGACCAGATCGTCGGCCAGGTTGTCGCCGAAGCGCACCTCGGGATTGCGCGACACCTTGTCGTAGGTGTCGGCGCGGAACGTGGTGATCTCCAGCCGGTCCTCGCCCTTGCCGACACCGAGGGTCCCGAACTCGATTCCGGTGTCCCACAGCGCATCACCCCAGCCCCGCAGGAAACGCTGCATCTGCTCGGGACGCGCGTCGGTGGTGAAGTCGAGATCGTTCTTGTCGGGATCGAAGCGGCCCAACAGCGCGTCGCGGACCGGGCCGCCCACCAGGTACAGCTCGTGGCCGTTGTCGGCGAACACCCGACCGAGATCGCGCAGCACGTCGCCGCGGCGGTTCAGCGCAACCTGCGCGGTGGCCAGCCGTTCGGCGTCGGAGATGGGGTCGGACACGTCCGGTGAGCCTACTGGTCCCGGCGAGCCCACTGGTCACAGCCATGTCACCGACCGGCGAGTGCGGTCGGGGCGGGTGCCGCCGGCAACTATCATCGCTGGGGTGTCGGACGGCGAGCAGGCCAAACCACGACGGC is drawn from Mycolicibacterium gilvum and contains these coding sequences:
- a CDS encoding CCA tRNA nucleotidyltransferase, yielding MSDPISDAERLATAQVALNRRGDVLRDLGRVFADNGHELYLVGGPVRDALLGRFDPDKNDLDFTTDARPEQMQRFLRGWGDALWDTGIEFGTLGVGKGEDRLEITTFRADTYDKVSRNPEVRFGDNLADDLVRRDFTVNAMAVRVTADGPTEFLDPLDGLSALRDGVLDTPAAPEVSFGDDPLRMLRAARFVSQLGFTVAPRVRRALEEMSSQLSRITAERVAAELDKLLLGADPVAGLDLMVDTGLGEVVLPEVGAMRMAIDEHHQHKDVYQHSLTVLRQAMDLEGADGPDLVLRWAALLHDIGKPATRRHEPDGGVSFHHHEVVGAKMTRKRMRELKYSKQMISDVSQLVYLHLRFHGYGDGRWTDSAVRRYVTDAGPLLTRLHKLVRADCTTRNKRRAARLQANYDDLERRIQDLAAREDLARVRPDIDGNEIMKILGIPPGPQVGQAWNHLKELRLDRGPLDHDEAVEELVRWWNERGGPRV